One genomic segment of Bos javanicus breed banteng chromosome 23, ARS-OSU_banteng_1.0, whole genome shotgun sequence includes these proteins:
- the ACOT13 gene encoding acyl-coenzyme A thioesterase 13, which produces MIWVKKAKTLLEWLTHSGKFNGFDRNLEKVTLVSAAPGKLICEMKVEEQHANKMGTLHGGMIATLVDVISSLALLCTERGISGVSVDMNITYMSPAKVGEDILITAHVLKEGRSLSFTSVDLMNKATGKLIAQGRHTKHMGNRPPEGSVKKSNNEQFSK; this is translated from the exons ATGATCTGGGTGAAGAAGGCAAAGACTCTGCTGGAGTGGCTAACGCACTCAGGCAAATTTAACGGTTTCGATAGAAACTTGGAAAAG GTGACTCTCGTTTCTGCTGCCCCTGGGAAACTGATTTGTGAAATGAAAGTGGAAGAGCagcatgccaataaaatgggcacTCTCCATGGcggcatgatagccaccttaGTGGATGTCATATCATCGCTTGCTCTGCTGTGCACAGAAAGGGGTATATCCGGAGTCAGTGTTGATATGAACATAAC gTACATGTCACCTGCTAAAGTGGGAGAAGACATACTGATTACAGCACACGTTTTGAAGGAAGGAAGATCCCTTTCATTTACTTCTGTGGATCTGATGAACAAGGCCACGGGAAAATTAATAGCACAGGGCAGACATACCAAACACATGGGAAACAGACCACCCGAAGGCTCCGTGAAGAAGTCCAACAATGAGCAATTTTCAAAGTAG
- the TDP2 gene encoding tyrosyl-DNA phosphodiesterase 2 has product MERNSGPEAGPEAELEEGEPEVKKRKLMCVEFASVASCDAAVAQCYLAENDWEMERALNSYFEPAVEESASESRPESLSEPGSCVDLTKEETNDSISSKTSTSEDKSVQQEDGSVLSFITWNIDGLDMNNLLERARGVCSYLTLYSPDVIFLQEVIPPYYAYLKKKASSYKIITGREEGYFTAIMLKKSRVKFKSQEIIPFPNTQMMRNLLCVHVSVSGNELCLMTSHLESTRGHAKERMNQLKMVLEKMQEAPGSATVIFAGDTNLRDQEVTKCGGLPNNILDVWEFLGKPKHCQYTWDTQMNSNLGIAANCKLRFDRIFFRAAAEGGHIIPQSLDLLGLEKLDCGRFPSDHWGLLCTLDVIL; this is encoded by the exons ATGGAGCGGAACAGCGGTCCGGAGGCTGGGCCGGAGGCGGAGCTAGAGGAGGGGGAGCCCGAGGTTAAGAAGCGGAAACTCATGTGTGTGGAGTTTGCTTCGGTCGCGAGTTGTGACGCCGCTGTGGCTCAGTGCTACCTGGCCGAGAACGACTGGGAGATGGAA aGAGCGCTGAACTCCTACTTCGAGCCGGCCGTGGAGGAGAGCGCTTCAGAAAGCCGTCCCGAGTCCCTCTCTGAGCCCGGGTCCTG TGTTGACCTAACCAAGGAAGAAACAAATGATTCCATTAGTTCTAAAACCAGCACATCTGAAGATAAAAGTGTTCAGCAAGAAGATGGCAGTGTACTCTCTTTCATTACCTGGAATATTGATGGATTGGACATGAACAATCTCCTAGAGAGGGCTCGAGGGGTGTGTTCCTATTTAACTTT GTACAGCCCTGATGTGATATTTCTACAGGAAGTCATTCCCCCATATTATGCCTACCTAAAGAAGAAAGCAAGTAGTTACAAGATTATTACAG GTCGTGAAGAAGGATATTTCACAGCTATAATGTTGAAGAAATCGAGAGTGAAGTTTAAAAGCCAAGAAATTATTCCTTTTCCAAATACACAAATGATGAGAAACCTTTTGTGTGTTCat GTGAGTGTGTCAGGAAATGAACTTTGCCTTATGACTTCTCATTTGGAAAGCACCAGAGGGCACGCTAAGGAACGAATGAATCAGTTGAAAATGGTTTTAGAGAAAATGCAAGAGGCTCCAGGATCAGCTACAGTTATATTTGCTGGAGATACGAATCTCAGGGATCAAGAA gttACCAAATGTGGTGGTTTACCCAACAACATTTTGGATGTCTGGGAGTTTTTGGGCAAACCTAAGCATTGCCAGTATACATGGGATACACAAATGAACTCTAATCTTGGAATAGCTGCTAATTGTAAACTTCGTTTTGATCGAATATTTTTTAGAGCTGCAGCAGAAGGTGGCCACATTATTCCCCAAAGTTTGGACCTGCTTGGGCTGGAAAAACTGGACTGTGGTAGATTTCCCAGTGATCACTGGGGTCTTCTGTGCACCTTAGATGTAATATTGTGA